TGAGTTTGAAAGTGGGCAAACAGAGAAGTTTGAGAGCTTTGATGACTTTGCTAAGGAAATGCGTGCGCTATAAAATCAGCATTTCAAAGCGTTTTAAAAAGAGCATGAAAGCCCTGAGTGCTAGCGAGCGTGAGCTGGTGCTAGATGTGGTGCAGCTGCTAGCAAGCGCACAGCCACTGGCACCAAGCTACAAAGACCACGCCTTAAAGGGCGAGTACGCAGGCTTTAGAGATTGCCATGTAAAGCCTGATTTGGCGCTGATATATAGAGTGTTTGATGATGTTTTGGAGCTTTATCTAGTAGATGTGGGAAGCCACAGCAAACTAGGGATATAGAGCCAGGGAATTCTAGAATTCCCTTCGTCATTGCGAGCGAAGCGAAGCAATCTCTAGGAATTCTAGATTTTATCTAAAATTCCCTACTATCTCATCCCCCGACCCCTTCAGCGGATCTCATCACAAAGAATTCTAGAATTCCCTAGCTTTTACTAAATACTGCAAGCAAGCTCTTAGCTAAAGCAACACTGCCTTTAAACCTCTACCATTTCATCATTTCACCCACTTTTAGTAACTTTTTTAAAACTTTTTCATTTTTGTTCTTTATTTTAAGGACTAAATTTACTCATTTTGATAATTGTTCTAGTATTGTCAAAAATATCTTTAAAGATTTCTTAATACTTAACTCAAACTTAAATTCACAAGCAAATTTAACAAAGCACCTCTAAGCACTATTACTACGATATTAGAAGCAATTCTTAAAATAAAATTTTGTATTGAAAATTGCTCTTTTCAAATTTTTCTATAGAAGGAGCCAATATGGCACTAACAACAACACAAGTAAACCAAGCATTTCTTGGTCTTTTGGGTCGCCCAGCAGAGGGCTCAGCAGCTACTTGGGGAGCAGGTTCTCTTAACCTTGATTCTCTACTTAACAGCATCTTTATCGCTGAGAACACAGAGGACTTCGTAGAGTCTCTATACACTGAGTTTCTTGGCCGCGCAAGCGACGCTGAGGGCAAAGCTTTCTGGAACTCACTTCTAGCTACTACTTCAAAAGAAGCAGTTCTAGCTCAGTTCAAAGCAGCTGTTCTAGCAGCTGGTCAAGCAGATCCAGCAAATGCTGACTACCAAGGCTTAATCGCAACAAACAAAGCTTTCGTACAAGCTCTATACACAAACCTACTAGGCCGCGAGGCTGACGCTGAGGGTCTAGACTTCTGGGCAAATGCTCTTACATTAGGCACTTCTAGAGGCGACCTACTAGCTCAGTTTACAGCAGCTGCTATGGCTAGTGGTGTTGATAATGATGATTATCAGGCTATCACTGCTAAACTAGCAGTAGCAGATGCTTTCAGCGCAAAATTCTCAGCTTTCAGCTCTAATGTAACAGCTGATGAGAAAAAAGCAGCTCTAGATCAACTAAAACTTATGATGGAAGGCGTTGTAGCTGGTTCTACAGTAGAAGATGTACAAGAAGAAATCGATCTAATCGCTGGCAACTACCAAAACAGAACTTCACAAGTATTCACAAAAGCTAACGACGATGATCTAGATGCTAGCGAGGCTACTGCAGCTACTACATTCCGCGGTACTGTAAACCTAATCGACGCAGAAAAAGGCACTATCCAAACAACAGACAAAGTATCTGGCAACACTGACTTTGACGATACTCTAGTTGTAAATGTAACTAGTGATTCTACTCACAAGCTACTAGATCTTAATGGCGACCTACCTACAGTCAGCGATATAGAAAAACTAATCGTTAACAACGGCTCAGCAAATGTAGAAGGCGACCTAGATGGCGTTAACTTTGGCAATAGCGTTAGCATCACTGGTACTGGTGATGTAAACCTAAAAGTAACTGGCAACCTAGAGAACCTATCTGTATCTAGCGCTACTAAAGGTGATGTAGCTATCGATGTAAGTAGTGTACTAGGCAACTACACTGGTGGAAATGCTGGCGAGAGCGTAACTGTAGCTTCAACTGGTAGCATCAAAAAAGCTAGCCTTGGCGCAGGTGATGATGAACTAACTATCAATGGCACTGTACTTGCTGGGGGTACTATCGATCTAGGTGCTGGTAATGACGACCTAGTGATCAACAGCGATATCATAGTTGCTGCTAATGAAGCAAAAATCACTCTAGATGGCGGCGCAGGCTCAAAAGACACTCTTACACTTAATGGCACACTTGACCTTTCTGGCGTAAAAAGCATCAAAGGCTTCGAGACTATCGACGCTACTAATGCTATTATCTCAGCTGAGGCAGCAAATGGTCTAAAAGCTAAGTTTGTAAATGGCTCAAATCTAGTAGTGTCTGGCGATGCTAAAGCTACTACAAGCATCAACCTAAGCGGTCTTAGTGTAGATAAAAATGAGAGTGCTACTGTAGCTCTAAACGGCCTTACTAAAGAGACTATCACTCTTAGCAAAGACAAAGGTATCACAGAGAGCATAGAAATCTTTAACCCTGATGTAAAAGGCAATGAGCAAGTAAGCGTTACTATCAAAAACTTTGCTAAAGGCGACACTGCTGATAAACTAGTAGTAGCAAATGGCTCATATGTAGTAGCTCTAGATCTAGTAAAAGCTGATAAAATAGATCCAAGCAAAGCTACTCAAGCACTAAAATACATCCAAGAAAACGTTACTGGTCTTCAAGCTGGCACAAACTATGTAGCTATCAACACTGCTAATGGTAAAGCT
The nucleotide sequence above comes from Campylobacter magnus. Encoded proteins:
- a CDS encoding type II toxin-antitoxin system RelE/ParE family toxin — translated: MRYKISISKRFKKSMKALSASERELVLDVVQLLASAQPLAPSYKDHALKGEYAGFRDCHVKPDLALIYRVFDDVLELYLVDVGSHSKLGI